A genomic region of Arachis stenosperma cultivar V10309 chromosome 9, arast.V10309.gnm1.PFL2, whole genome shotgun sequence contains the following coding sequences:
- the LOC130949452 gene encoding uncharacterized protein LOC130949452 has product MGAIPEKCGDLGPCMVTCIIDGVQFFDCMCDLGACVSIMPLYVYDALRLPPLKRSAARFVLADKSIISVAGITEDVPVSIKGLIFPIDFYILEMPPNESGRPSSILLGRPFLKTSRFKLDAFSGTYSFEIDGSTVSFNLDEAMKYSPKDHSIFQCDIINETVAEVHQEEVEEMLMEQEASVGTPPELTEDNLPPQMALDDQEPSHEQKMELKPLPPHLKYAYLEDN; this is encoded by the coding sequence ATGGGTGCCATACCGGAAAAATGTGGGGATCTAGGTCCATGCATGGTTACTTGTATTATTGATGGTGTACAATTTTttgactgcatgtgtgatttaggcgCATGTGTGAGTATTATGCCATTATATGTATATGATGCcttgaggctccctcccttaaaaaggtcggcagcacGTTTTGTTTTGGCAGATAAGAGCATTATCTCAGTGGCTGGAATTACTGAGGACGTACCAGTGAGCATTAAGGGGCTAATATTTCCTATTGACTTCTACATTTTGGAGATGCCCCCTAATGAATCAGGAAGACCATCATCCATCCTGCTTGGAAGGCCATTTCTGAAGACTTCAAGGTTCAAATTAGACGCCTTCTCAGGAACTTATTCTTTTGAGATAGATGGCAGTACAGTGAGCTTTAACCTGGATGAAGCTATGAAGTACTCACCGAAAGATCACTCCATCTTCCAGTGTGACATTATTAATGAGACTGTGGCTGAAGTTCACCAAGAAGAGGTAGAAGAGATGCTTATGGAGCAAGAGGCAAGTGTGGGGACACCCCCTGAGCTTACTGAAGATAACTTGCCACCACAAATGGCTCTAGATGATCAAGAACCTAGCCATGAACAGAAAATGGAGTTGAAGCCCCTTCCACCCCACCTTaagtatgcttaccttgaggataaTTAG